In the genome of Centropristis striata isolate RG_2023a ecotype Rhode Island chromosome 6, C.striata_1.0, whole genome shotgun sequence, the window TCTAAAGATCTGACCAGTATGGAAGGAGAAGGAAAGAAACACCTGCTTCCAAAAAATCCAGAGCGGTTTGATTGTCACACTGCTGTCCTGGGCTCTGAAGGCTTTGACTCAGGGATTCACAGCTGGGATGTCGAGGTCGGATACTGTACAAAATGGTCTGTGGGTGTGTTTGAAGAGTCTGCCAAGAGGAAGGGAGTCATGGATGCTGGATTATGGATGATACGTTTCGGTTACGATGAATACTCAGCGGTCTCTCCATCAGATCCAGTCACTGTCCAGACACTCAAACTAACGGGGAAgctccagaggatcagagtgacTCTGGACTGGAAGCAAGGAAAACTGACGttctttgatgctgatactaacacacacatacacaccttcatAGACACGTTCACTGAGAGACTGTTTCCATATGTAAGAAGTGTGAATCTCCCAGTGAAGATTTTACCAGCGAAGGTCTTTGTGGATGTCGAACAAGTAGAATTACAAGATGATGGTGATTATTATGGtgattattatgatgatgatgatgacgagcAATATCTGCCAGTGTATTCAGGATTCCTCCCTGAGATTTCTGTACTGAGCCTCTGAGGAAAGgtaataattagggcctcggggcaatcgcaccgagcactggtcccatacagcaatagctgtagggaccagtgtatttttttatcaatccctgttcaatgaccatgatcatttttggagaaattctgagattataatgggtgtgtattgcacggaatgttcgtgccacagtgtgtgacatcatcgccagagtgtagagggagagaaaaaactgtcaaaaaataaatttgaaaactgcgctccaggccgcaaattccactctacagaaataatttatacatagaaacgtaggaaaatttgtcttctcactcacaatcctctggtaaagctttcagagttatagtttgggggtaggacgcacagatgcaccaccaacaccaccaacagcctcattggctcccatattaaaaacacaggaagatttctgaaagaagggagatgtaacagtttttttagatcgctctaacaaagctattttttcatttttcttaaaaaaacaacaacatatgtagacgttcaggaagaactcgggacgctcaaagtgaagtcggatcaatgataggtattatggttttgccaaaaatgctttctgttcgaggccagaaattccagtccacctctggctgctgtcactctttcattaacaggtgtcagttaattctgttgattgctttgatctgattgcctttgatctttgatgtgattacagttacagatacacacacacatgcgcgtaagcacgcacactcctcacacatgcatacacatgcttcaaacacacacacacacacacacacacacacacacacacacacacgtaactttatgtgattttaattacacacacacacacacacacacacacacacacattttgaggttaaagggcatagtttgaaatctctgaagaatctcatcatagtgtacacacaccggcagtagcccccgtggccctttcagaatttcccctgaggaaattttctagtgtCTGTTTATTACTGAGGTCACAGTgggtgttggtggtggtgtAGTAGAATGCATTATATTAAcaggttattttttaaattctggccAAAACATTCAAAACTCTCCATAATAAAGATATAGTTAAATTAATAACTCTCTGatagtgacaataaaaaactaaacattaTAATtgtaaaggcagaatttatggATGGAGATGTTGAATTGGATTACATTGGAATATAAGTGGACAGTCACCATTTATGAGCCAagtgtaaatatgtttaaacaACAGACAAATAGTACAAGAGAACAAAAATCAATAATGATCCAAATAATGTTGCATGAAGTTTATTCTTTCAAATGGTCCAATTGgtacatttattgttatttatcatAACCTTgtaaaatacaaatgtattcCGTTATATTTAGAGACTTTAAAATGTAGATGGATTTCCAAGATCTTGATTCAGAAACCAGGTGTAGTGAGTGAAAACCTCGATCAGGACTGTCAGTCCATGTTCCAGATTTTGGGTTTATTTAGTAACATAATCCAGATAAACAGACAGTAAATTTGGAGCAGGGACCAGGTTTAATCCTGTGTTTACTCACAATACTGAAGTAACGTCACCATAATTGGTAGGATGCATTCTTTGTAATTCTGCCCAGCATGTATTCATAAGATCAGCGTAAACTTGATCCTTAGTACTGGTATTTCAGGGATGAGACTTGTGTCACCTGACCTCTCTGATCAGTAATATGTTGACTGGCTGACCATACACGCAAGCATGCCAGatccatgttggatccgtaagaaaactacaagcttccaagtgccgagtagtacgcgtcatcgtctttcCGTCCctcccgctctgtgattggatccctaaaacagggcgaagaaacctctctggtttccagactggatggaggttcgaaattaaattcgagagtgcaaggcagtatgggtatacccaggctagttgtCTACTGTCTCTGAATTGTAATAACCAAAGCAGATTTTTTCATTGACAGCAGCTTCAATGGATTTTGGCTGTGGTAGTTAGATTATTGATTATAACTttaatgtttctgtctgtttgatCAGCAGgtaaaagttgatttatttgtttattgatataaagacatttcattttacCTGGAAAACCCATTTTATTGACAGTTTTATACTGTCTGTTGACTCCTAGCTGCTCCAAGTGGTCAACAGCAAAACACATAGCAGAAAGCATTTCCTGCAGTCGGCTAAACCCAAAGTTTGGTCTCATTTTGAACCAGAGCATCTGTagattattacatattttatgttcCACTAAAGTAAGCCACAACAAGTGATGAATAAATCcctttttgttgtctttatcCTGTTCTGTTATTGTTATCAGTTGAGTGAGATTCAAATTTGTCTTGTTtgcaaagagagagggaggggttaTTGTATGGGTGTATATGTACGTGTTACCAGAAAATGTtctcaataaatatcaatgtctCAATAACGCATTCGGTTACAATACTATTACACTATTCTATGCATCTTGACTATTGCATTTCTACTTTCAACATAAGAATATATGTTTAACAATtgcatcataaaaataaattgtagtaGAATAACAGGTGATAATCAAATGTCTGATTTAAAGCctcaataaaacaatattttgaaataatttgagAGACTGTTCCTTTAATGTGATTTAGGATTTTGGTTATGTTTGTGGAGAAACCAGAATATGAGTTTGatgcaaaaatacaaacaaaagaaagaacctttttctttttctcttatatttattgtttaattagtgcaattttaaaaaatataagagtAATGACTCATGAGTTATTGACCTGAGAACCTGTAAGTGTCACAGACGactaaacacaaacaacactgTTTAGTTCATGTTAACTTTACAGAACTTCAGACATTAAATCTAAATGAACTCATTTTAGATCCATCCCAAGCAGACGTTCAGCAGGGACCccagagccagagccagagcCAGGACTGGCGCCGCAGTGGTGACGGCGTTGCTGGAGTTGCAGAGGTCGCTGTTGCAGCAGCGGTAGTTGAATCCCGAGATCGACGGGAACATCTGGCTGAGACGAGAGTTATCGCAGTCTGTGTACCTGATACACTGACGGATGGTCTTCCCACCTGGAGGGAaacatacacagacagacagacacacagacagacagacagacagacagacagacagacagacagacagacagacagacacacacacacacacacacacacacacacacacacacagacacagacacacacacacacacacacacacacacagacagacagacagacagacagacacacagacagacagacagacagacagacagacagacacacagacagacagacagacagacagacagacagacagacacacacagacagacagacagacagacagacagacagacagacagacacacacacacacacacacacacagacagacagacacacacacacacacacacacacacacagacagacagacagacagacagacagacacacacacagacagaaagacagacagacagacagacagacacacacacacacacacacacacacacacacacacaaacagacagagatgtgaaaatgttttcccTCTTGTTGACTAATGATTAATAATTGCCTAATTATTTCTAAGCAATAAAATGtcctgaaatattttatttttaatataaatattatttataaaaatgtatttatttatattatttataaaaatttaaaaataaaatattatataatattttatttttaatataaatattttattttatttttattttattatatgggAGTTAttgtaaaacaatataataaatatgaatatattattgttaataataataaaacaataataacaatgataatacaaaaagttaatattataaCTGTATTTTTAAGGTCACTACTACATTTTAGTGAATtggttttaatacattttagtacAAGTAtgtgtagtatttttttcaactggttatttaatatttatatatttctgtcCTCTGCGCATTGTGTCATTGGCTAAGACtcgaggaggaggaaaaaaattaggatatgaggaggaagaagagaaataagaaaaaaacttgtTCAAATGTATATATTGGTAGGAAATGTTAagtctaataatataataagttgACATACCAGAAGAAatttcagtacattttatatgtatatacatatatataaatgtaacacaCAGTGGAATAAATACTTGAGTATTGAGTAAAAGTTCTTTGCAGCTCACCTGTCTCACTCAGAGATATGCAGGAGTCTTCATATGTGCATTCCTGCACCTTCTCACAGTGTCCCGTGTAATCAGTGCACTTGTAGCAGCGAAGTCCAGAACCTGAACAAGAACAAAGAGAAGAGTTCATTACCAACACGTTCTCCAGTAGTGAAGATTAAAATCTAACAGATTTGTCAGATAAACATTAATTCTGCAAACTGAAAATATCCCCCTGCAGTCACACACGTGCAGTCTGCAGGTGACTTAAAAAAgggcatttggaaaaaaaagtctatgATGAAACAAAagttatgaattattattattataattactattattattgaaataaggattaaataaaaactttatagTAATCAGTTTAGCTGAAATAATTTATCGATTATCTATCTGATGTCTAATTATCAAATTATTGCTTAATGTATATAGTTTCCACAgtatatttatttgattatttatttattaaaaatgtacttttgtcTCTCCCCTCTGGCTCTGAGAATATTTACACAAACACGTCCATAAATTGGTAAAGTAAAGGTTAGTTTAATGGGGTTGAATGATTTATGAGACCACTaatatttaagttattattaagattattttattataccttcttgtaacttttttactCGGTGTACAATTACAGGTACTAACTTATCTTAACATATAAATAGACcattaaactgagaaaaattcGGTCTGAGATAAAAGTAATCTCCTTTTTCACTGTCTTAGAAAGTAAACTGACCAAAATTAAGGTGTTATTTAAGGTGGCCTAAATGCTAATGTGAAATTAATGCATTCTCCTCCACCATTAACAACTTCCATAACATTTTTTAAGGGGATCTGGGAAATGCTTAGCTGCCTACTGGTAGTATTGTATAATGCAAATACATTAATTGACAAGAGTGTGTTGATAGCAGATGTTAATGCTCTTGGaccattattctttttattaatattaatgattTAAATTCTCATGTGACCcttttttttatagcacccatagactgtatatgaataatggacatagtgaccACAAACctactggtttgtggactgcccgtttgaaacGTCGAGTTCAACGTTTCATTCGTCACCATCTTTCTTTACGTATGtaacattaactgggatgttcatttcggctagcaaaaaacaaaaacaaaatatacgttacttacctgaaaaaataaacaaagactcCTTGGATTGTCTGTTAGTACAACTAAACgctgaataagacatttttaaatgaacaaaatgttcaaataaactgtcattaagtgaaaatacagtgtgaaatgaTTAAAGTTATGAGATGAAAGTggtaaacatacattttaatttatttttttagctttattgacacagtgctgtggatacgcattgcttttcttccattctgatgacggcttgcctaGTTagtaacctgtcaatcaaaagtagccacgccccaactCATACGattttttatcatctattttcttccaaatggggccattatttacacaattaacatcatattgtctcgAAAAATACTTCtttctagtgattgagaccatagtgttgtcctaaaaaaagtaaataaatcaagtgagaagttgcctcattttgtattgaaatgataatggtaaatggtaaatggactgcacttatatagcgcttttatccaaagcgctttacactatagagtgcgctcattcacccgttcaggctaccagggcacacctGCCACCTttgggagttcattcacacaccgatgaacgcagcactGGTAAgctatttggggttcagtatcttgcccaaggatacctcgacatgtaggctgtcatggtcggggatcgaaccactaaccctccgatcagtgggCTACAGCTCTACAAACTGAGCCACAGACTTCTGTAagcgccgtcagcgccccctgttggaattgtTGGTAGAATGCCGCTttaagcacttcctggtttgcctcgctgctcagacccggaggtttcCGCCTGGTAGCATCCCAGTATATTAATGATGAAGTTCAAGGAGTGccattaaaaataacacatccagaaaaaaaatctagaaaaaaatctagaaaaaaatctggaaaaaaaaaacaaagcaaggaaaagcaaaagcaatagagataaaaataaataaaataaggaaaTGTAAAGGgtctaaaaataattaaaattatatactataaatgactataaatttgaataattataattaatttccacatttcatcatttcatttttttatttacttatctaTAATATTTACTGAttctttttcaaatgtattctcTTTTATGGCACTCCTGTGACTCCATATATGTTGAATGCTCAGCTTTTTTTAGAGTAAAAATAACAGCAATATCCTGAACTTTTTGTTTAGGTATAGGTCAGACAGAAGTAGCAAACACTGCTGCTAAGTATTTaggatgcattttaaaataatcagcTCTTGGAGAAGGGCCACTAAAAACAGTcagcaaacaaacagcagctctcCAGAAACGCACTGTCACATCCCAACAACAAAAGAGGTactttaacttattttattcCTCTTACATTCAAGAATTCAGAAATACCAAAagcagtacatttactcaggttCTGTTCTGTATTATGCTACTAGTACATGAATTtgctgctactttatacttctactgcaaCATCTTAGAGGGTTATATTGCACTCTTCACTGCACTAATATTATTTGATAACTCGAGTTCAGGATCATAATATGCCATACAATCAATAGGATGTATTATTAAAGCGACAAGAGATAAAGAGATAACACTTTACAATTTGTATAATGCATCTAAATGCTAAGTGCTAATGCTTAATTTACAATGCTGTGCATCGTTTTTATCCTGTGCAATAACCCATCATGGACACATCCGTCTAAGTGAAAGACGCATGTAGCTCGTTTTATCTTAATGTGTGTGAGTCCTGGTCCACTCACCCAGATGAAGCATCCCACAACAGAGCAGCAGGAATAATCCGAGGCAGTGCTTCATGTCGTCTCCCTGCAAAACCAGGAATAAAACCACAACACAGAAGAAGGAGTCAGGTCGGAGTCCGTCTGGGTTTGGTGTCCGATGTGCCTCACTGTGACCATGTGAGGCAGGCGGCAGTAAACTGAGAACAGCTCTTTGTCCATCGCACCACAAAGACTCCCTGTCTGGCCAaacgtcctcctcctcctcctcctgctccaacAATCACTTGGCCGACGTCTCACTGAGGCTTTATTATGACTGCAGtacactgtgtttatgtatgcaGCTTTTCATCTCTTTAAAGGTCTTCTATAGTCACATTATGTCTTTGCTGTATATTGATGTACATGGTGATAATTACCTTTATATTCCATTGTGATCAGTATGACTCTGACCCCCATTAACCTAATTAGCatctttcaaacatttttttttattttttattaagtggccacattttatatgtttcatattattttgtattagtGTGATAGTAAATTCATGTTAACTTTTGATTTTTATCTTACATTGTGTTTTACTCTTCCTTTTCAGGCAGGCAAAACTCAAACATCTGGTATCCACATTGAGAATTTAATTGGCACAAAGTTTAGGGGTTTTTCAAGCCAACGCCAACATGCAActtccacaaacacacagacaatatgCCTGCACTATTCAGCTCTATATAAGCAGCTGGGaacttatttttcatttgcagAATCTTAGCATGTATTTTGCATGCTGTGATTTTGTACACGTGTCAATAAATctgccaaaataacaaactttTTGTTGATTGACTTTTTCTAGACCTGTGATTCAAGAAAATTTCATTTGAACAAATAATACATTCAGTCAAAAGAAACTCTTA includes:
- the cd59 gene encoding CD59 glycoprotein, which gives rise to MKHCLGLFLLLCCGMLHLGSGLRCYKCTDYTGHCEKVQECTYEDSCISLSETGGKTIRQCIRYTDCDNSRLSQMFPSISGFNYRCCNSDLCNSSNAVTTAAPVLALALALGSLLNVCLGWI